The following coding sequences are from one Neodiprion lecontei isolate iyNeoLeco1 chromosome 7, iyNeoLeco1.1, whole genome shotgun sequence window:
- the LOC107216870 gene encoding protein distal antenna, which translates to MRGDSAVRPGKRPMRALSPSEKMEAIQRVHDGESKASVARDIGVPESTLRGWCKSEHKIRGMARNSCTPDSDAHSPASTSVNVTNSSVPGNSEDEGCSAKRKKNETDGASLMEQLDVGKLNGAQSKIGYAALMAGLAAIRPDVSGPMLLRQLGLLSTATGAIGKNLLQVPCSGGMQNSTVVGLVENGLQYTRSALINKKRHSSSAAAPSQLHTVGKSGSGNSMPPAAEAPFAPAPASPRKTDDDCENPDEVKNAGDSAISNGGNGGAAAPAKNVDEALWEWLKQQQQLLGQQSLVFNPVGSQEFAGSWFWKWYKHYGYPHTALIPGAVANSPAETKGLLDLIFLNNATSSGNNTSATEDGDGEENLTQNSQVQQPNGETDDAQLPMEEAIGHGERFLAWLEGCSEPCVSQMQIMQFRYLLNNLKMCSKPRSALKRRRK; encoded by the coding sequence ATGAGGGGTGACTCGGCCGTAAGACCGGGTAAACGCCCCATGCGAGCGTTGTCACCCTCGGAAAAAATGGAGGCGATACAGAGGGTCCACGATGGCGAGAGCAAGGCATCGGTGGCTCGCGACATCGGTGTACCTGAGTCGACGCTGCGAGGATGGTGCAAGTCTGAGCACAAAATTAGGGGAATGGCACGTAACTCGTGCACACCGGACAGCGACGCTCATTCCCCGGCCTCTACTTCTGTCAACGTGACAAATTCCTCGGTGCCCGGTAACAGCGAGGACGAAGGATGCAGCGccaagagaaagaaaaatgagacTGACGGTGCTTCGCTGATGGAACAGCTGGACGTCGGCAAACTAAACGGCGCACAATCAAAGATCGGCTACGCCGCCCTGATGGCGGGCTTAGCTGCCATTAGACCCGACGTCAGCGGACCCATGTTACTTCGGCAGCTCGGTCTTCTTTCAACGGCGACCGGTGCGATCGGTAAAAATTTGCTCCAAGTACCGTGCAGCGGAGGGATGCAAAACAGCACCGTGGTAGGGCTCGTCGAGAATGGACTTCAGTACACGAGGAGTGCCCTGATAAACAAGAAACGGCATAGCTCGTCCGCGGCGGCGCCGAGCCAGTTACACACGGTCGGCAAATCTGGATCGGGGAACAGCATGCCACCAGCGGCCGAGGCGCCGTTCGCTCCGGCACCGGCATCGCCTCGCAAGACTGACGACGATTGCGAGAATCCCGATGAGGTGAAGAACGCGGGCGATTCCGCGATCAGTAACGGCGGAAACGGGGGCGCAGCTGCGCCGGCCAAGAACGTGGACGAGGCTCTGTGGGAATGGCTgaagcaacagcagcaactaCTCGGCCAACAGTCGCTGGTATTTAATCCTGTCGGTAGTCAGGAATTTGCCGGTTCATGGTTCTGGAAATGGTACAAGCATTACGGATACCCACATACCGCTCTTATACCGGGGGCCGTTGCTAATTCACCCGCCGAGACGAAGGGCCTGctcgatttaatttttttaaacaacgcCACCAGCAGCGGTAACAACACCAGCGCAACCGAGGATGGGGACGGTGAAGAGAACCTGACGCAAAACTCCCAAGTTCAACAACCCAACGGCGAAACCGACGATGCACAGCTGCCGATGGAAGAAGCCATCGGCCACGGTGAGAGGTTCCTCGCGTGGCTGGAAGGGTGCTCGGAACCGTGTGTATCACAAATGCAAATCATGCAGTTTAGATATTTattaaacaatttaaaaatgtgcaGTAAACCAAGGTCCGCGTTGAAACGAAggagaaaatga
- the LOC107216903 gene encoding putative FERM domain-containing protein FRMD8P1: MDLQDKDCQTGRGPPHHQFHNDYQSDPHASPLTRTLRSQQLIANKPMLRIAVYLMSGVILTMEVEHTATTQDIIAIIQSEKELGLGRISSPLGQPVFALWLCSQQLEVQLGPTHKPLELGARWPRLLAKYGSDEIRDEEQPVLYYRRNIFLARSDEEQVKEAKTLELLYAEARHNVLEGRYPCEGQARYASLGALQARIELGPYNSQIHTLAYFRRHKGRFLPHHFTSPTLLLGLGLGLGLVGGKGALEVRLLDQYKRIPPHTGTNAHPRKLIRKYLEFCWGLPCYGATFFHGQIERPVRGLASWITHRDLKVLVAINALGVYIVDDAQCSLLLGLKYSELSWEMAKPSDERNPDCLPCLFLQFPVRENGAHVFKILQVFSRQAVMMDTLISGFVEESRKCNTRCDMAGVSRSSDITITTNANCFTNKLSKFTLATFDDQGRCIGQMGSWSFQ; encoded by the exons ATGGATCTACAGGATAAAGATTGCCAAACCGGACGAGGGCCACCTCATCACCAATTCCACAATGATTATCAGTCGGATCCCCATGCTTCACCTT TGACCCGTACTCTTCGATCGCAGCAATTAATTGCAAATAAGCCTATGCTCCGCATTGCTGTTTACTTAATGTCAGGAGTGATTCTTACTATGGAAGTGGAACATACAGCTACCACCCAAGATATCATTGCTATAATTCAATCTGAGAAGGAATTGGGACTGGGAAGAATATCCTCACCTCTGGGACAACCGGTCTTTGCACTTTGGCTTTGCTCCCAACAATTGGAAGTACAACTCGGGCCAACGCATAAGCCCCTGGAGCTGGGAGCTAGATGGCCTCGCTTGCTAGCCAAGTACGGAAGCGATGAAATTAGAGATGAAGAGCAGCCAGTTCTGTACTAtcgtagaaatatttttctcgctCGAAGTGACGAGGAGCAAGTCAAGGAGGCAAAGACTTTGGAACTGCTTTACGCTGAAGCCAGACATAATGTCTTGGAAG GTAGATATCCGTGCGAGGGCCAGGCAAGATACGCGAGTCTTGGGGCGCTTCAAGCACGCATAGAACTCGGACCTTACAACTCACAGATTCACACTCTGGCATACTTTCGCCGCCATAAAGGCAGATTTTTACCACATCACTTCACGTCTCCAACTCTTTTATTAGGATTGGGTCTTGGCTTGGGTCTGGTAGGGGGGAAAGGGGCTCTGGAAGTACGTCTACTCGATCAGTATAAACGTATACCACCGCACACAGGAACCAACGCCCATCCGCGAAAGCTGATAAGGAAATACTTGGAGTTCTGTTGGGGACTTCCCTGCTATGGCGCGACCTTCTTTCACGGACAAATAGAGCGACCGGTTAGAGGCCTGGCATCGTGGATCACGCATCGGGATTTAAAAGTTCTTGTTGCTATTAATGCCCTCGGTGTCTACATAGTGGACGACGCACAGTGC AGTCTATTGCTGGGACTGAAGTACTCTGAACTTAGTTGGGAGATGGCAAAACCTTCCGACGAGAGGAATCCCGACTGTCTGCCTTGtctttttctccaatttcctGTGCGAGAGAATGGTGCACATGTATTTAAAATTCTACAAGTATTCTCAAGACAG GCAGTTATGATGGATACCCTGATATCTGGGTTTGTAGAAGAAAGCAGAAAATGCAACACTCGCTGCGATATGGCAGGTGTTAGCCGATCCTCTGACATTACTATCACAACGAATGCCAATTGTTTTACCAACAAACTCAGCAAATTCACCCTGGCAACATTCGATGACCAAG ggCGTTGCATCGGCCAAATGGGTTCCTGGTCTTTTCAATGA
- the LOC107216871 gene encoding dynein regulatory complex subunit 7-like — protein MFGTISDHRSTAKAFNFDMESKSQVKFDQGAVSETFLKKSTRRSTFAVPGILAIDGDHEYDEDESEGDGENKTRQESEYAGPFEISAAILKQIQQELCLIQLSWPEIKYIDIEEKFLPSSYNNNSDKEKLLLWYAENFRKQYHTIYADRKPLLFARDNECGIHKFVSSSIRPSSLPYPELSTWQGCAKFVSDYLTYEPPRNPILMVSSWLDFCLPASVNVRINPSLFIDLRK, from the exons ATGTTCGGTACGATTTCGGACCACAGAAGCACAGCGAAGGCGTTCAATTTCGATATGGAATCAAAGAGTCAGGTGAAATTTGACCAAGGTGCCGTATCGGAGACATTCCTGAAGAAATCAACCAGGCGGTCGACGTTCGCTGTACCTGGAATTTTGGCAATTGACGGAGATCACGAATATGACGAAGACGAATCTGAGGGTGATGGGGAAAACAAGACTCGTCAGGAATCTGAGTACGCGGGACCGTTTGAAATTAGTGCcgcaattttgaaacaaatacAACAAGAATTGTGCCTCATACAACTCAGCTGGCCAGAGATAAAGTATATCGACATAGAGGAAAAATTTCTACCTTCAAgttacaacaacaacagcgaCAAAGAAAAGCTTTTGCTGTGGtatgctgaaaattttcgaaaacaataTCACACCATATACGCGGATAGAAAACCGTTGCTCTTCGCACGCGACAACGAATGTGGGATACAC AAGTTTGTCTCGTCGTCGATCAGGCCGAGTAGTCTGCCGTATCCGGAATTGTCTACATGGCAGGGATGCGCAAAATTTGTCAGCGACTACCTGACGTACGAACCACCAAGAAATCCGATTCTCATGGTAAGTTCTTGGCTCGATTTCTGCCTACCAGCTTCAGTTAATGTCCGTATCAATCCTAGCCTATTCATAGATCTCCGCAAGTAG
- the LOC107216869 gene encoding dynein regulatory complex subunit 7-like isoform X2 encodes MEARERKKLEDDLKRQEEERDKMIQELECPPPDKYWGYRIHSWVVILPVENNGRKDEILEPIFIESTLGEYYYSADNKTSNLYLGVESIWNDQNYWVNMQICTDGCASIDWDLTKPKLWEHLLPGEPWTTRGVEEEDAERDLNVQMDKHLDMPASWVEKISLSSVAFERRYPGGSKTIFYKKAKVELYAPYVQRDGLIQKITLFEDYEYMIPTTIYETFANRTDYRVKTVKNLDTESVIDYYKRGRPDACKVNICTEHRYFLSDAVEDSETSLDFYDIVRLDGLTRIEIHPSYLVQHFVNRKDRLYYRYVQYTSEKTTSLIEEYSRIVWKITEKYQRNESIPASKDVCIREFAVGDNEIRLKYHYESGKGTRATRTFVKPLPSDRGERLTFNPDMTSGYNPDPMAPPEKSLMLYYELEKQLKEEEVCRTLIAIAEDEVKAFLKGRSFEYSLPSLSVSLFDRNRNDEAKAGMFAREEILRAQSKREVVKEMDYLGPYLANLGNPVYLSRTEALQVQEQCLTDFKQKLIDRANCILETFEKSKEELMQKQARHAQERELSREDEESFQSEMNDAIFNLHTIEMQLNRYRELATDRYRTLLVNLQRDPRLSAIYRSF; translated from the exons ATGGAGGCAAGAGAACGTAAGAAGCTGGAAGATGACTTGAAACGTCAAGAAGAAGAACGTGATAAGATGATTCAA GAACTTGAGTGTCCACCGCCGGACAAATATTGGGGATACAGAATACACTCGTGGGTGGTCATTTTACCTGTAGAAAATAATGGACGCAAGGATGAAATACTGGAACCCATTTTCATCGAGTCTACGTTGGgggaatattattattctgcCGACAATAAAACCAGTAATCTGTACCTGGGCGTGGAGAGCATTTGGAACGATCAGAATTATTGGGTAAACATGCAAATCTGCACTGATGGATGTGCGTCTATCGACTGGGATCTAACCAAACCCAAGTTGTGGGAGCATCTACTTCCCGGAGAGCCTTGGACGACACGAGGAGTAGAAGAAGAGGACGCCGAACGGGATCTCAATGTTCAGATGGACAAACACTTGGACATGCCTGCCTCttgggtggaaaaaatttcattatctaGCGTCG CCTTTGAGAGACGCTATCCAGGTGGaagtaaaacaatattttataagaAAGCCAAAGTAGAACTGTACGCTCCTTATGTTCAGAGGGACGGCTTGATTCAAAAGATTACATTGTTCGAGGATTATGAATATATGATCCCTACGACTATCTATGAAACGTTTGCTAATCGAACTGATTACCGAGTGAAAACGGTGAAGAATTTAGACACCGAATCGgtaattgattattataaGAGAGGACGTCCGGATGCGTGCAAAG TAAATATTTGTACAGAGCATCGATATTTCCTGAGCGATGCTGTGGAGGATTCGGAAACTTCGTTGGACTTTTACGATATCGTTCGTTTGGATGGACTAACTCGCATTGAAATACACCCGTCATATCTTGTCCAACATTTTGTTAATCGCAAAGATCGCCTCTATTATCG ATACGTTCAGTACACCTCGGAGAAGACTACTTCGttaattgaagaatattcaCGGATTGTTTGG aaaataaCTGAGAAATATCAGAGAAACGAATCTATACCCGCTAGCAAAGACGTTTGCATTCGCGAATTTGCAGTAGGCGATAACGAAATAAGGCTGAAATATCATTACGAAAGTGGCAAGGGTACCAGAGCTACTCGGACGTTTGTAAAGCCACTTCCATCGGACAGAGGGGAACGGCTCACTTTCAATCCTGATATGACAAGTGGATATAAC CCGGACCCAATGGCACCTCCAGAAAAATCGTTGATGCTCTATTATGAACTGGAGAAGCAACTGAAGGAAGAAGAGGTATGTAGGACATTGATCGCAATTGCTGAGGATGAAGTGAAAGCATTTTTAAAGGGACGTTCGTTCGAGTATTCCCTGCCCAGCTTGTCAGTATCATTGTTTGATAGAAATAGAAATGACGAGGCCAAGGCTGGAATGTTTGCCAGG GAAGAAATACTGAGAGCCCAAAGTAAGCGCGAAGTTGTTAAAGAAATGGACTACTTGGGCCCATATCTGGCTAACCTTGGTAATCCTGTATATCTGAGCAGGACTGAAGCACTTCAAGTGCAAGAGCAATGCTTGACGGACTTTAAACAAAAACTGATTGATCGGGCCAATTGCATATTGGAAACATTCGAGAAAAGTAAAGAGGAATTAATGCAAAAGCAGGCTCGTCATGCCCAG GAACGAGAGTTATCCCGAGAGGATGAAGAATCGTTTCAGAGTGAAATGAACGATGCTATTTTCAATCTGCACACGATCGAAATGCAATTGAACCGATACCGAGAATTAGCTACTGATCGATATCGAACGCTACTAGTCAATCTACAAAGGGATCCTCGTTTATCTGCCATCTATCGCTCTTTCTAA
- the LOC107216869 gene encoding dynein regulatory complex subunit 7-like isoform X1 has product MLKSPDRLCSPTWVLHRQKGNSFEFSTVLTSLLLGQGYNAYVVSGYASREQVSYNCTRKVCPYLQKPEEPKHEGASEETQRYRLKPPPDIRSKFLLEMEARERKKLEDDLKRQEEERDKMIQELECPPPDKYWGYRIHSWVVILPVENNGRKDEILEPIFIESTLGEYYYSADNKTSNLYLGVESIWNDQNYWVNMQICTDGCASIDWDLTKPKLWEHLLPGEPWTTRGVEEEDAERDLNVQMDKHLDMPASWVEKISLSSVAFERRYPGGSKTIFYKKAKVELYAPYVQRDGLIQKITLFEDYEYMIPTTIYETFANRTDYRVKTVKNLDTESVIDYYKRGRPDACKVNICTEHRYFLSDAVEDSETSLDFYDIVRLDGLTRIEIHPSYLVQHFVNRKDRLYYRYVQYTSEKTTSLIEEYSRIVWKITEKYQRNESIPASKDVCIREFAVGDNEIRLKYHYESGKGTRATRTFVKPLPSDRGERLTFNPDMTSGYNPDPMAPPEKSLMLYYELEKQLKEEEVCRTLIAIAEDEVKAFLKGRSFEYSLPSLSVSLFDRNRNDEAKAGMFAREEILRAQSKREVVKEMDYLGPYLANLGNPVYLSRTEALQVQEQCLTDFKQKLIDRANCILETFEKSKEELMQKQARHAQERELSREDEESFQSEMNDAIFNLHTIEMQLNRYRELATDRYRTLLVNLQRDPRLSAIYRSF; this is encoded by the exons ATGCTGAAGTCG CCGGATCGCCTGTGTTCTCCGACGTGGGTTCTTCACAGACAAAAGGGAAACAGCTTCGAATTTTCTACCGTACTGACCAGTCTTCTGTTAGGTCAAGGCTACAACGCCTATGTTGTAAGTGGCTATGCGAGCAGGGAACAGGTTAGTTACAATTGCACCCGTAAGGTATGCCCATACCTACAGAAACCAGAAGAGCCAAAGCATGAAGGCGCATCTGAGGAAACTCAAAGATATCGCTTGAAACCACCTCCCGACATCAGGAGTAAGTTTTTATTGGAAATGGAGGCAAGAGAACGTAAGAAGCTGGAAGATGACTTGAAACGTCAAGAAGAAGAACGTGATAAGATGATTCAA GAACTTGAGTGTCCACCGCCGGACAAATATTGGGGATACAGAATACACTCGTGGGTGGTCATTTTACCTGTAGAAAATAATGGACGCAAGGATGAAATACTGGAACCCATTTTCATCGAGTCTACGTTGGgggaatattattattctgcCGACAATAAAACCAGTAATCTGTACCTGGGCGTGGAGAGCATTTGGAACGATCAGAATTATTGGGTAAACATGCAAATCTGCACTGATGGATGTGCGTCTATCGACTGGGATCTAACCAAACCCAAGTTGTGGGAGCATCTACTTCCCGGAGAGCCTTGGACGACACGAGGAGTAGAAGAAGAGGACGCCGAACGGGATCTCAATGTTCAGATGGACAAACACTTGGACATGCCTGCCTCttgggtggaaaaaatttcattatctaGCGTCG CCTTTGAGAGACGCTATCCAGGTGGaagtaaaacaatattttataagaAAGCCAAAGTAGAACTGTACGCTCCTTATGTTCAGAGGGACGGCTTGATTCAAAAGATTACATTGTTCGAGGATTATGAATATATGATCCCTACGACTATCTATGAAACGTTTGCTAATCGAACTGATTACCGAGTGAAAACGGTGAAGAATTTAGACACCGAATCGgtaattgattattataaGAGAGGACGTCCGGATGCGTGCAAAG TAAATATTTGTACAGAGCATCGATATTTCCTGAGCGATGCTGTGGAGGATTCGGAAACTTCGTTGGACTTTTACGATATCGTTCGTTTGGATGGACTAACTCGCATTGAAATACACCCGTCATATCTTGTCCAACATTTTGTTAATCGCAAAGATCGCCTCTATTATCG ATACGTTCAGTACACCTCGGAGAAGACTACTTCGttaattgaagaatattcaCGGATTGTTTGG aaaataaCTGAGAAATATCAGAGAAACGAATCTATACCCGCTAGCAAAGACGTTTGCATTCGCGAATTTGCAGTAGGCGATAACGAAATAAGGCTGAAATATCATTACGAAAGTGGCAAGGGTACCAGAGCTACTCGGACGTTTGTAAAGCCACTTCCATCGGACAGAGGGGAACGGCTCACTTTCAATCCTGATATGACAAGTGGATATAAC CCGGACCCAATGGCACCTCCAGAAAAATCGTTGATGCTCTATTATGAACTGGAGAAGCAACTGAAGGAAGAAGAGGTATGTAGGACATTGATCGCAATTGCTGAGGATGAAGTGAAAGCATTTTTAAAGGGACGTTCGTTCGAGTATTCCCTGCCCAGCTTGTCAGTATCATTGTTTGATAGAAATAGAAATGACGAGGCCAAGGCTGGAATGTTTGCCAGG GAAGAAATACTGAGAGCCCAAAGTAAGCGCGAAGTTGTTAAAGAAATGGACTACTTGGGCCCATATCTGGCTAACCTTGGTAATCCTGTATATCTGAGCAGGACTGAAGCACTTCAAGTGCAAGAGCAATGCTTGACGGACTTTAAACAAAAACTGATTGATCGGGCCAATTGCATATTGGAAACATTCGAGAAAAGTAAAGAGGAATTAATGCAAAAGCAGGCTCGTCATGCCCAG GAACGAGAGTTATCCCGAGAGGATGAAGAATCGTTTCAGAGTGAAATGAACGATGCTATTTTCAATCTGCACACGATCGAAATGCAATTGAACCGATACCGAGAATTAGCTACTGATCGATATCGAACGCTACTAGTCAATCTACAAAGGGATCCTCGTTTATCTGCCATCTATCGCTCTTTCTAA